One part of the Mangrovibacillus cuniculi genome encodes these proteins:
- the yabG gene encoding sporulation peptidase YabG — MGIDIHSVVARESYGRDLLFRIIDWRTVQGERYAVLYGEDVRLIADAPIWDLVEISHNDQSRISSPYRSQQEQSFELLQQEVFLLQQQREYEATGGYQESSQNIFHVPGKVLHLDGDASYLRKCQDLYERIGVPVIGIHCSETEMPHRVQGLLEQYRPDILVITGHDAYSKTKGKKSDINAYRHSKYFVETVRNARDKVPHLDQLVIFAGACQSHFESIIHAGANFASSPQRVNIHALDPVYIVAKISFTPFRQRVNLWEILRNTLTGEKGLGGIETLGVLRTGMPYPPMEE, encoded by the coding sequence ATGGGCATTGATATACATTCAGTAGTAGCTCGAGAGTCATATGGTCGCGATCTGCTTTTTCGAATAATTGACTGGCGCACGGTTCAAGGAGAACGCTATGCAGTGCTATACGGAGAAGATGTACGATTGATAGCTGACGCCCCTATATGGGATCTTGTAGAAATTTCACATAATGATCAGTCACGAATATCAAGTCCGTATCGATCACAACAAGAACAATCCTTTGAATTACTTCAACAAGAAGTTTTTTTGTTACAACAACAAAGAGAGTATGAAGCTACTGGAGGCTATCAAGAATCCTCTCAAAACATATTTCACGTGCCAGGAAAAGTATTGCATCTAGATGGTGATGCATCCTATTTAAGAAAATGTCAGGACCTCTATGAAAGAATTGGAGTTCCTGTTATAGGTATTCATTGTAGTGAAACAGAAATGCCTCATCGAGTACAGGGGCTACTTGAACAATATCGACCAGATATACTGGTCATTACAGGGCATGATGCTTACTCAAAGACAAAGGGGAAAAAATCAGATATTAATGCATACAGACATTCAAAATATTTTGTGGAAACAGTCAGAAATGCAAGAGATAAAGTTCCTCACTTAGATCAGCTCGTCATTTTTGCTGGTGCCTGTCAATCTCACTTTGAATCCATCATCCATGCTGGTGCAAATTTTGCTAGCTCTCCCCAACGTGTGAATATCCATGCACTTGATCCTGTGTATATAGTTGCAAAGATTAGTTTTACACCATTTAGACAACGAGTGAATTTGTGGGAGATACTTCGCAATACATTAACAGGAGAAAAAGGACTAGGTGGTATAGAGACGTTGGGTGTTTTACGAACAGGGATGCCATATCCACCTATGGAAGAATAA
- the rsmA gene encoding 16S rRNA (adenine(1518)-N(6)/adenine(1519)-N(6))-dimethyltransferase RsmA, producing the protein MQNKDIATPIRTREILEKYGFSFKKSLGQNFLIDPNILNNIVSHAGLTKNDNAIEVGPGIGALTEHLARASKKVMAFELDQRLLPILADTLSPYDNVRIIHQDILEADVKEMMKETFGEGEEAMVVANLPYYVTTPIILKMLHDHLPIKGLVVMLQKEVAERIAAKPGTKEYGSLSIAIQYFTNAEVVMIVPKTVFMPQPNVDSAVIRLLRREKPAVEVENEAFFFTVTRSSFAQRRKTILNNLTSQLPEGKAKKEEIIASLEQAGIEPTRRGETLSLEEFGRLADALLPHFHQG; encoded by the coding sequence ATGCAAAATAAAGATATAGCTACACCGATAAGAACAAGAGAGATTTTAGAGAAATATGGATTTTCTTTTAAGAAGAGCTTAGGACAAAACTTCTTAATTGACCCCAATATCCTAAACAACATCGTCTCACATGCTGGTTTGACGAAAAATGATAATGCCATTGAAGTTGGACCAGGTATTGGAGCTTTAACGGAACATCTAGCAAGAGCTAGTAAAAAGGTAATGGCTTTTGAGTTAGATCAACGTCTATTACCTATTTTAGCAGATACACTATCTCCTTATGACAACGTTCGTATCATTCATCAAGATATATTAGAAGCTGACGTAAAAGAAATGATGAAGGAGACATTTGGTGAAGGGGAAGAAGCGATGGTTGTAGCTAATTTACCTTACTATGTAACGACGCCTATTATCTTAAAGATGTTACATGACCACCTTCCAATTAAAGGTCTCGTAGTTATGCTTCAAAAGGAAGTTGCTGAAAGAATTGCCGCGAAACCAGGTACGAAAGAATATGGCTCATTGTCCATCGCTATTCAATATTTTACCAATGCAGAAGTAGTTATGATAGTTCCTAAAACTGTATTCATGCCACAACCGAACGTTGATTCTGCAGTAATCAGGTTGTTAAGAAGAGAAAAACCAGCAGTAGAAGTAGAAAATGAAGCGTTTTTCTTCACTGTCACACGCTCTTCCTTTGCGCAAAGAAGAAAAACTATCCTAAATAATTTAACTAGTCAACTGCCAGAAGGAAAAGCCAAGAAAGAGGAAATAATAGCATCTTTAGAACAAGCAGGTATAGAGCCTACTAGAAGAGGTGAAACACTTTCTTTAGAGGAATTTGGGCGTCTTGCAGATGCATTATTACCACATTTTCATCAAGGATAA
- the veg gene encoding biofilm formation stimulator Veg, with protein MPKTLADIKSALDSNLGKRLMLRANGGRRKTVERAGVLAETYPSVFVIELDQDENAFERVSYSYADVLTETVELTFIEETTTGLV; from the coding sequence TTGCCAAAAACATTAGCCGATATTAAGAGTGCACTCGATTCGAATCTTGGAAAACGACTTATGCTACGTGCAAATGGTGGCCGTAGAAAAACAGTGGAACGTGCAGGAGTTTTAGCAGAAACTTATCCGTCCGTTTTTGTTATTGAGTTAGATCAAGATGAGAATGCTTTTGAACGCGTATCATACAGCTATGCAGACGTCTTAACAGAAACCGTCGAATTGACTTTCATCGAGGAAACAACAACAGGATTAGTGTGA
- the rnmV gene encoding ribonuclease M5, producing MFKEVIVVEGRDDTTAIKRAVDADTIETNGSAVSKSCLEQIKLAQQTRGVIVFTDPDYPGQKIRQTITEYVPGCKHAFLPKSEAIPKKGKGLGVEHASIEAIRTALQEAKAEYTDATYQSKIPREWIVEAGLLGGDYAKSRREKLGDLLQIGYANGKQLEKRLAKFQIEPEKFIQAMQQIIQEEQDAK from the coding sequence ATGTTTAAAGAAGTGATAGTAGTAGAAGGTAGAGATGATACTACGGCCATAAAGAGAGCGGTAGATGCAGATACAATTGAAACGAATGGTTCAGCAGTTTCTAAGTCTTGTTTAGAGCAAATTAAGCTTGCACAACAAACGAGAGGAGTAATTGTTTTTACTGACCCAGATTATCCTGGTCAAAAAATACGTCAAACCATTACAGAATATGTTCCTGGGTGTAAGCATGCATTCCTACCTAAGTCTGAAGCTATTCCAAAGAAGGGGAAAGGATTAGGAGTAGAACATGCCTCAATAGAAGCCATTAGAACAGCTTTACAAGAAGCGAAAGCGGAGTATACAGATGCAACCTATCAGTCTAAAATTCCGCGAGAATGGATAGTTGAAGCGGGCTTGTTAGGTGGCGATTACGCTAAGAGTCGTAGAGAAAAGCTTGGAGACTTACTTCAAATTGGATATGCGAACGGAAAACAATTAGAGAAAAGATTAGCGAAGTTTCAGATTGAACCGGAGAAATTCATACAAGCAATGCAGCAAATTATACAGGAGGAACAGGATGCAAAATAA